GCAAGGAACCGCCGCTGGACGAGTTGCGGGACTGGCTCGTCGAGCAGTTCGTGGCCGTGCTCACGGCGAGCGCCGGGCGCGACGCGCAGACCGCCGCGGTGGTCCGGGCCTCGCTCGCGATGGAGCGTCCGGACGGCATCGCGGGGACGCTGGTGCGCCGGGTGCTGCCCGTTGTCGGGGACGCGGCCCACCTGCTGTGACACTGGTCCGGTGAAGAGCGAAGACACCCCCTTTTCCGGCGGCCCGCTGGACGGCCGCGTGCTGCCCGTGCTGCTCGGGATCACCGGCCACCCGCCCAAGACGTACCGCGTCCCGGTGCCCGCCGCTGACGGCGGCCCGCCCACCGTGCTCGTGTACCGGCGCGTCCAGGCGGCGACGAGTCGGCGGCTCGGCCTCCACAAGGGGTGGACGTACGAGTACGACCCCGAGGACGACGGGTCGGGCCCCCGGTTCGCGTGGCCCTGGTCCGCGCGCAGGCACAAGGGCGGCGGCACGGGCGACGCCACGCCGGGCGGCAACGCCGACGAGTGACCTTCTTGGGCCGAAGCGGCCACCCGGCGCGCGCCCGGGATGCGGCGGCTCGATCCTGCCGGTGCGAGACGGGTGGTCGACGGGCCACCCCGGCACCGGAGGTGATGGCATGTCAGGAAGGCTTCTGCGTCTGGTCTGTACGGCTGCGGTGGTGACGGGAGCACTGCTCGCGCCGTCCCCCGCGGTGGCCGTCCCGGACCCCGCCCCGACCGCCGACAGCTCCGACAACTCCGCCGGCCTCGCGACAGACGGCGGAGATGGCACCGACGGCGCCGCCGCCCCCGACGCCCCGCGGTCCGCGGCCACACTCCTGACGGAGCTTCAGCGGCTGTACCGGGAGGCCGAGAAGGCCACCGAGACGTACAACGGCACCGCGGAGAAGCTGAAGAAGCAGCGCGCGGAGACCGACCGGCTCGACGCCCGCCTCGCCACGGCCCGCCTCTCGCTGCACGACAGCCGCGGTGCCGCCGGACGGCTGGCCCGGCAGCAGTACCAGAGCAGCGGCGAGATCTCCTCGTACGTACGGCTGCTGCTCGCCCGGGATCCGCAGCACGCGCTCGACCAGGGCCATGTGATCGGGCAGTTGTCGCTGGAGCGGGCCGAGACCGTGCAGCGGGTCAGCGGCAGCGAGAAGCGGATCGACGTGCTCGCGCGGGCGGCCCGCAAGGCGCTCGACGGTCAGCTGTCGCTCGCCGGACGGCAGAAGAAGGAACGCGACGCGGTGCGCGCGCGCCTCGACGCCGTGCAGAAGCTGCTCGCCTCGCTGACCGCGGACCAGATCGCCGAACTGAACAGGACCGAGAAGGCCGGGACGGACACGGCGCAGCGGACCCTCATGACGTCCGGAGCGCTCAGCACCGAGCGGGCGCCGTCGTCGGCGGGCGAGCGGGCCGTGCGCTACGCCGTCGGACAGATCGGCAAGCCCTACGAGTGGGGCGCCGAGGGCCCGGCCGCCTACGACTGCTCGGGGCTCACCTCACAGGCCTGGGACCGGGCGGGGCAACCCGTGCCGCGCACCAGTCAGGAGCAGTGGGCCGACCTCCCGAGGGTCCCGCTGGACGAGCTGCGCCCCGGCGACCTGGTGGTCTACTTCCCCGAGGCCACGCACGTCGCCCTCTACCTGGGCGGCGGCATGGTCGTGCAGGCGCCGCGGCCCGGCACCGACGTCAAGGTCTCCCCCATCGCGGCCAACCCGCTGCTCGGCGCGGTCCGCCCCGACCCGGGCGGGGAGCCCCTGCGGCACTACACGCCGCCGAAGCTCCCCGAGAACGCCACGGACGGAAGCGACGAGGGCTACGCCTCCGTCGCCCCGGCGACCGAGGCCAGGTAGGCGCCCGTCTTCTCCGGGTCGTAGAAGAAGTTCTCGAAGTCGGCCGGGTTGTTGAAGCCGTTGGCGAAGCGGTCGGCGACGGGCTGGAGCTGGCCGGCCGCGCCGATCAGGTTGAGCACGTGCTCCGGCGGGGCGCCGAGCATGGCGTTCGTCCACTTGGTGACGTGCTGCGCGGTGTCCCAGTAGCGGTCGAACGTCGCCTGCATCCACTCCTCGTCGAACGGCTTGTCGCCGTGCTCGACGATCGAGGCGAGGTAGGCGGCGGCGCACTTGGACGCCGAGTTGGAGCCCTGGCCGGTGATCGGGTCGTTGGCCACGACGACGTCGGCGACACCGAGGACCAGGCCGCCGCCGGGCAGCCGGCCGATCGGGTTGCGGACCGTCGGGGCGTAGCGCCCGGACAACGTGCCGCCCGCGTCGGTGAGTTCGACGTTCGTCGCCCGCGCGTACTCCCAGGGCGTGAACCGCTCCATGAGTTCCAGGGTGAGCGAGAGGTGCTCGGCGGGGTCCTTGACGCCGTTGAAGACGTCGAGCGGGCCGCCGGGGACGCCCTCCCAGAAGAGGATGTCGGCGCGGCCCGAGGTGGTGAGGGTCGGCATGATGAACAGCTCGCCGACGCCCGGGACCAGGTTGCAGCGCACGGCGTCGAAGTCCGGGTGCTCGGGGCGCGGGCCCAGACCGTGGACGTAGGCGACCGCGAGGGCGCGCTGCGGCTCGGTGTACGGCGAGCGGGAGGCGTCGCGGCCGAACATGGAGACGAGTTCGCCCTTGCCGGCCGAGACCAGCACCAGGTCGTACGTGCGGGAGAAGTAGTCGAGGTCGGAGACGGCCGCGCCGTGGATGACGAGTTGGCCGCCGCGCTGGGCGAAGGTCTCCATCCAGCCGGCCATCTTGACCCGCTGGTCGACCGACTGCGCGTATCCGTCGAGCGTGCCGACCCAGTCGATGGCGCGCTGCGAGGGGCCCGGGTCGAAGGAGCCGGGGGCGGCGACCGAGACGCCGAGGCCCTCGATCCGCGGGGCCTGGGACTCCCAGAAGTTCAGCTGGAGATCGCGCTCGTGCTGAAGTGCCGTGTCGAACATGCACTGTGTCGACATGACCCGGCCGGTGCGGATCTCGTCCGCCGTCCGGTTCGACATCAGGGTGACCTCGTATCCCTGCGACTGGAGGCCGAGGGCGAGCTGGAGTCCGGACTGGCCGGCTCCGACGACGAGTATCTTCCGCATGCGGGTGTTTCTCCTAGGACCTAGGCGTCCCTATTCGGGGCTGACTTCCAGCGCGTGGCCGACCACGGCCAGCAGGGTCTCGACGACCGAGATCCGGCGGCGCGCGTCCATGATCATGACAGGTATGTGCGGGGGCACGGTCAGGGCCTCGCGCACGTCGTCCGGCTCGAACCGCTCGCTGCCGTCGAAGTGGTTGACGGCGACGACGTACGGCAGGCCGCAGCTCTCGAAGTAGTCGAGGGCCGGGAAGCAGTCCGACAGCCGACGGGTGTCGGCGAGGACCACCGCGCCGATCGCGCCGCGCACCAGGTCGTCCCACATGAACCAGAACCGCTGCTGCCCCGGCGTACCGAAGAGGTAGAGCACCAGGTCGTCGTCGAGGGTGATGCGGCCGAAGTCCATGGCCACGGTGGTGGTCACCTTGTCCGGCGTCCCCGTGAGGTCGTCGGTCTCCTCGCTGGCCTGGGTCATCAGCGCCTCCGTCTGGAGAGGCGTGATCTCCGAGACGGCGGTGACCATGGTGGTCTTGCCGACGCCGAAGCCGCCCGCCACCACGATCTTGGTGGCGATCGGCGCACGCGTGCGGTCCGTCTGCCAGGCCTGAAGGTTCTCCTCATCGTCGAGGAGGGGGGCGACGCCAGGTGCGGCGTCAGAGACGACGGAGTCCACTCAGCACCCTTTCCAGCAGAGCGCGGTCCGGCTGTCCCGGGCCGTGACCTGTTCCGTACACACGGATCTTTCCCTGGTCCGCCAGGTCGCTCAGCAGCACTCGGACCACGCCGAGGGGCATCCTGAGGAGGGCGGCGATCTCGGCCACCGTGCGCATACGGCGGCAGAGTTCGACGATGGCCCGCATCTCGGGCATGACCCGGGTGGCGAGCGAGCCGTTCGTCAGTTCCTTGCGTTCCTCCGGGGCCTCCAGCGCGGCCACGAAGGTCTCCACGAGCAGGACGTGCCCGAAGCGGGTCCGTCCGCCGGTGAGCGAGTAGGGGCGTACCCGGGCGGGCTTGCGGTCGCCGCCGCGCACGGGGAGCTTCTGAACACCGTTCGACACGGTCATCGGGCACTCCCGAGCGCTTCGGCCTCAAGGGATTTTCGGAGCTCGGTGCGCAGTTCGGGCGTGAGCACGTGTCCGGCCCGGCCGACGAAGAGCGCCATGTGGTACGCCACCACGCTCATGTCGCAGTCCGGGGAGCCGTGCACACCGAGGAGCGAGCCGTCGCTGATCGACATGACGAAGAGGCTGCCCTCCTCCATCGCGACCATCGTCTGCTTGACGCCGCCGCCGTCCATCAGTTTGGCGGCCCCGATGGTGAGGCTGCCGATGCCGGAGACGATGGTGGCGAGGTCGGCCGCGGAACCCTTGGGTCCCGCGGGCCGGGTGGTGTCGGCCGTCCGGGCCTCGGCGTTGCGGCCGGGGTCGGAGGACAGCAGCAGCAGGCCGTCGGAGGAGACGACCGCGACCGACTGGAGGCCCGGCACCTCCTCGACGAGATTCGTCAACAGCCAGTGCAGGTTTCGGGCTTCGCTGCTCAGGCCGAAGGTACTGGGCGCGGTCAACTGCTTGCCTCCTCGACGGTGCCCCCCGATGCTTCTACGTCCTGTGCGGTGCGCGGGCGCCCGGTGGGCGTGGATCCCGCGGGCGCGTGTGCGGTGGGCGCGGGTGCCGGCGGGGTGTGTCCCGCGGGGGCGGGTGTCTCCCCCGTCCGGTCGGCGATCTCGGCCTCCACTTCACGGCGGCCCTCGACCGCGCCCCGGTGGAACCCGCCGAGCCGGCGCCGCAGGGCGTCGGCGTCCACGCCGCCCACCCGGGGGCGCGGCGCCGCGGCGGGGGCGGAGATCTTCGGCGTCCGCTTGGGCAGGCCCTTGTCGGTGAGCCGGGGGCGCTCATCGGGGGCTCGCTCATGGCTGTCGGGGCCGATGGCGTAAGGGTCGGTGCCGGTGCCGGTCGGTGCGGGCGGCGGCTCCGAGGGCGCGGGGGCCGCGTCGGGGCGGGTTCCGGCTCCGGTGGACGCGGCTGCGGACGGGGTGCGTGTGCCGTCGCGGCGGGGCAGCGGCCCGGCGGAGACGTCCGTGCCGGACGGCGCCGGCGTGGCGCCGGAGTCCGGTTCGCCGAAGGCCGCGGGGGTCTCGGTGCCCGGGTAGGCCGCCGGGGCGGCGGGGTGCGGCTCCTGGGCGTCCGTCGCGAGGTCCGGGAGCAGCAGCTCCATGGTGGTCTCGGGCGTGGCCTCGGGTGCCGGGGCCGCGGCCGGGAGCGGCTCGCGGGGCGCCGGGATGACCGGGGTCTGCGCGGAGCCGG
The window above is part of the Streptomyces sp. NBC_01428 genome. Proteins encoded here:
- a CDS encoding C40 family peptidase, which gives rise to MSGRLLRLVCTAAVVTGALLAPSPAVAVPDPAPTADSSDNSAGLATDGGDGTDGAAAPDAPRSAATLLTELQRLYREAEKATETYNGTAEKLKKQRAETDRLDARLATARLSLHDSRGAAGRLARQQYQSSGEISSYVRLLLARDPQHALDQGHVIGQLSLERAETVQRVSGSEKRIDVLARAARKALDGQLSLAGRQKKERDAVRARLDAVQKLLASLTADQIAELNRTEKAGTDTAQRTLMTSGALSTERAPSSAGERAVRYAVGQIGKPYEWGAEGPAAYDCSGLTSQAWDRAGQPVPRTSQEQWADLPRVPLDELRPGDLVVYFPEATHVALYLGGGMVVQAPRPGTDVKVSPIAANPLLGAVRPDPGGEPLRHYTPPKLPENATDGSDEGYASVAPATEAR
- a CDS encoding styrene monooxygenase/indole monooxygenase family protein, whose protein sequence is MRKILVVGAGQSGLQLALGLQSQGYEVTLMSNRTADEIRTGRVMSTQCMFDTALQHERDLQLNFWESQAPRIEGLGVSVAAPGSFDPGPSQRAIDWVGTLDGYAQSVDQRVKMAGWMETFAQRGGQLVIHGAAVSDLDYFSRTYDLVLVSAGKGELVSMFGRDASRSPYTEPQRALAVAYVHGLGPRPEHPDFDAVRCNLVPGVGELFIMPTLTTSGRADILFWEGVPGGPLDVFNGVKDPAEHLSLTLELMERFTPWEYARATNVELTDAGGTLSGRYAPTVRNPIGRLPGGGLVLGVADVVVANDPITGQGSNSASKCAAAYLASIVEHGDKPFDEEWMQATFDRYWDTAQHVTKWTNAMLGAPPEHVLNLIGAAGQLQPVADRFANGFNNPADFENFFYDPEKTGAYLASVAGATEA
- a CDS encoding GTP-binding protein; this translates as MDSVVSDAAPGVAPLLDDEENLQAWQTDRTRAPIATKIVVAGGFGVGKTTMVTAVSEITPLQTEALMTQASEETDDLTGTPDKVTTTVAMDFGRITLDDDLVLYLFGTPGQQRFWFMWDDLVRGAIGAVVLADTRRLSDCFPALDYFESCGLPYVVAVNHFDGSERFEPDDVREALTVPPHIPVMIMDARRRISVVETLLAVVGHALEVSPE
- a CDS encoding DUF742 domain-containing protein; its protein translation is MTVSNGVQKLPVRGGDRKPARVRPYSLTGGRTRFGHVLLVETFVAALEAPEERKELTNGSLATRVMPEMRAIVELCRRMRTVAEIAALLRMPLGVVRVLLSDLADQGKIRVYGTGHGPGQPDRALLERVLSGLRRL
- a CDS encoding roadblock/LC7 domain-containing protein; translation: MTAPSTFGLSSEARNLHWLLTNLVEEVPGLQSVAVVSSDGLLLLSSDPGRNAEARTADTTRPAGPKGSAADLATIVSGIGSLTIGAAKLMDGGGVKQTMVAMEEGSLFVMSISDGSLLGVHGSPDCDMSVVAYHMALFVGRAGHVLTPELRTELRKSLEAEALGSAR